A section of the Methanosarcina mazei S-6 genome encodes:
- a CDS encoding NUDIX domain-containing protein yields the protein MSVYSNGILLFRFRDERLEVMLVHPGGPIWAKKDYDVWSIPKGLPEKNESPLDTAKREFREETGFEIDGEFIDMGEIKQSGSKIVHVWALEKDLDVTDVVSNTFTLEWPKNSGKIRKYPEVDKAGWFDIELARKKIRKGQAGFIDRLVDILHYSQKGERSGKEKRYRQTTLF from the coding sequence ATGAGTGTTTACAGCAATGGCATTCTTTTATTCAGGTTCAGAGACGAACGACTGGAGGTGATGCTGGTCCACCCGGGCGGGCCAATCTGGGCAAAAAAAGATTATGACGTGTGGTCGATACCTAAAGGGCTGCCGGAAAAGAATGAAAGCCCTCTGGACACGGCAAAAAGAGAGTTTAGAGAAGAGACAGGTTTTGAGATTGATGGGGAGTTTATAGACATGGGAGAGATAAAACAGTCCGGCAGCAAGATAGTTCATGTGTGGGCTCTTGAAAAAGACCTGGATGTAACAGATGTCGTGAGTAATACTTTTACGCTCGAGTGGCCAAAAAATTCCGGGAAAATACGGAAATACCCCGAAGTCGATAAAGCAGGCTGGTTCGATATCGAGCTTGCCAGGAAAAAGATAAGAAAAGGGCAGGCGGGTTTTATTGACAGGCTTGTGGATATTTTACACTATTCTCAAAAGGGAGAGCGTTCAGGAAAGGAAAAAAGGTACAGGCAAACTACACTATTTTAA
- a CDS encoding phosphoribosylanthranilate isomerase, with product MRIKVCGIKRVEDAVMAAYCGADAIGLVVGRKHNSDDFIDKHLAQKIVRECPPYISPVLVTELDDAEEISGLVHETGVTSVQLHSDCTVDSIISLRKTFPNIKIIKNFHVIGPGVIHAMKPFESVVDAFILDTLDLANDKVGSTGLVHDWSISRKIVKEVSRPVILAGGLTPENVGEAIRVVNPYGVDASSGLKDSNGFKDEMKVINFVHRAKNDFFKVRNLSLEN from the coding sequence ATGAGAATAAAAGTTTGTGGTATTAAAAGGGTCGAAGATGCTGTTATGGCTGCATACTGTGGAGCTGATGCCATTGGACTGGTAGTGGGACGGAAGCATAATTCAGACGATTTTATCGACAAACATTTAGCCCAAAAAATTGTGAGAGAATGCCCGCCTTATATTTCACCGGTTCTGGTTACGGAACTGGATGACGCTGAAGAAATCTCTGGTCTGGTGCATGAAACAGGTGTTACTTCTGTCCAGTTGCATTCTGATTGTACGGTTGATAGTATCATATCACTGCGAAAAACCTTCCCTAATATAAAAATAATCAAAAACTTTCACGTCATCGGGCCAGGGGTTATTCATGCTATGAAACCCTTCGAATCTGTGGTAGATGCTTTCATCCTGGACACTCTTGATTTAGCCAATGATAAAGTGGGTTCAACAGGTTTAGTCCATGATTGGAGTATTAGCAGAAAAATTGTTAAAGAGGTGTCACGACCAGTTATCCTGGCAGGAGGTCTGACTCCGGAAAATGTTGGAGAAGCTATACGGGTTGTAAATCCATATGGTGTAGACGCCAGTTCCGGGCTTAAAGACTCCAATGGCTTTAAAGATGAAATGAAAGTGATTAATTTCGTACATCGTGCAAAAAATGATTTTTTCAAGGTAAGAAATTTATCTTTAGAAAATTAA
- a CDS encoding DUF6326 family protein, which translates to MEDWRIKISVLWLFASIAFLAHQIIVLMEPGVIAQLMEGMAEGQKINPGMILFFAIIMLVPMVMSFLSLNLKNSLNCWLNIIVGAVFAVLWFTSVIEAAQSAYWGGALMTLSAAVASALIVWYAWKHRLTS; encoded by the coding sequence TTGGAAGATTGGAGGATAAAGATTTCAGTGCTCTGGCTTTTTGCATCAATTGCCTTTCTGGCTCATCAGATAATAGTGCTTATGGAACCGGGCGTTATAGCACAATTAATGGAAGGAATGGCAGAAGGTCAAAAAATAAACCCTGGTATGATATTATTTTTTGCAATCATAATGCTGGTTCCAATGGTGATGTCTTTTCTATCCCTTAACCTGAAAAATTCGCTGAACTGCTGGTTAAATATCATCGTGGGCGCGGTCTTTGCTGTCCTGTGGTTTACCAGCGTAATTGAGGCTGCACAGTCTGCATACTGGGGCGGAGCACTAATGACACTCTCAGCAGCCGTAGCTTCGGCACTAATCGTATGGTATGCATGGAAACACCGCCTGACATCATAA
- a CDS encoding HNH endonuclease — MEKRYLRYSDGRYEADIDITVEEWKSMLQNPKIFGPKYLDMILKWYYEIDHRATSQAIMAKYPSELKGTPYNGYVIGLTNRIIKYLNRFEVIGTQGNESKFIVPFEGWYEDYKEGNHFVWKVRDELVQAIEELGLVDEKKFPSEEEELKSYSIENRKDGKIIMRYTTQYERNPINRRNAIRIHGTVCQGCGFDFEKVYGEIGKDYIEVHHIKPLYEGGGSVPINAETDLICVCANCHRMIHRRKDKVLSLKELQKLLLANKN, encoded by the coding sequence ATGGAAAAGAGATACTTGAGGTATTCTGATGGTCGATATGAAGCAGACATTGATATCACTGTAGAAGAATGGAAATCAATGCTTCAGAATCCAAAAATTTTTGGACCTAAATATTTGGATATGATTTTGAAATGGTACTACGAAATTGATCATCGAGCTACAAGTCAAGCAATAATGGCAAAGTATCCATCTGAGTTGAAAGGTACTCCATACAATGGATACGTCATTGGTTTAACTAACAGAATTATCAAGTATCTTAATCGATTTGAAGTAATCGGAACTCAAGGTAATGAATCAAAATTCATTGTACCATTTGAAGGGTGGTATGAAGACTATAAAGAGGGTAACCATTTTGTTTGGAAGGTAAGAGATGAATTAGTCCAGGCAATAGAAGAGCTTGGTCTAGTAGATGAAAAAAAGTTTCCATCTGAAGAAGAAGAGCTTAAAAGTTATTCTATAGAAAACCGGAAAGATGGTAAAATTATAATGCGTTATACTACTCAATATGAACGAAATCCAATAAATAGACGTAATGCTATTAGAATACATGGAACTGTATGCCAGGGATGTGGATTTGATTTTGAAAAGGTATATGGTGAAATAGGGAAAGATTACATTGAAGTTCATCATATAAAACCGCTTTATGAAGGGGGAGGTTCCGTTCCAATAAATGCTGAAACAGATTTAATCTGTGTTTGTGCTAATTGTCATCGTATGATTCACAGAAGAAAGGATAAAGTCCTATCTCTAAAAGAATTACAAAAATTACTGTTAGCAAACAAAAATTGA